The genomic segment GTTCCCTTGTTAAATTCCTCAATGTTTATATTTCAGCTATAGTTGGTCCTCGTCGTTCAGAGAAGTGAATTTAGACATATACATCAACAATATACTTTTCATTTTTCTCTCTGTACATCTCATTGCTTTAAAAAGTACTGATTGTTACACCGATCTTCATTTCTATATTCTATAAGATCGATAAAATCCCTATATTACATTGAATTGAGTAACCCATGAATAAATAAAATATGGTGCCGTCATACATTAGATAACCTCCCCCATTTGGGCGATAATACAACTATCAGAACTAACGTTTCATCGTAAAAAGAAAAGAGGTGTGGTCATGAAACCGGTCATCCCATTATGTGGATGATATGAGTCAAGCAACCTCTATACTTGAATAACATTTGTTGAATCCCTTACTTGATAAGAACTGTAGACCATATTTACGATAGACTTTTCCAAGTAAATAGTCTAACAATAACGAGGATTAGAAGATCAATCATTTTGGGTGAATTTATTACTGACTCCGTTAATATTTAACACTGACACAAATAAAGGGAAGAAAAACGCCTTAAATTAAGGCGTTTTTCTTCCCTTTATTCAATTATTACTGCCCTGTTACACCTTCTCATTTGGCTATAAACAATCCGGTGGTTCAATAAGAGTACTATGAAAGTTCATTTACTAGTTGTTCTGTTGTAATTATTTTCGCGAACTCCTCATGCAAAGTTGCAATAGAAACATTGTGTATCACTTCTGCATCGTAATATGTACCATTTTGATCCGTCATACCAAAGGCTGCTGTTGCATCTGAAATAAGGTATGTATTGAATCCTAAATTACCGCTCATTCTTGTAGTCGTAGAAACACAATGAGGCGTGGTCAATCCTGCGATTACAACCGTTGAGATATCATTTTGTTTTAGATATTCTTCTAAATTTGTACCAATAAAACCGCTATTTACTTTCTTTGTGATCACTACTTCTTCAGCAGTAGGTTCAACCAATTTTTTAATTGCAAATCCAGCATTCTTAGGATGAAATACGGAATCTGGATTATCTGACATATGTTGAATATGGATTACTTTCCACCCTTTTTCCCTCCATAATGTCAGGATCTCACTAATATTTTCTTCGGCATGAAGATTATTTCGTTCTCCCCATTTTTTATCATCAAAAGCTTTTTGCACATCTATGATAATTAAAGCTTGGTTTCTTTTATCCATCACTAATCCTCCTAATTTCCCATACAATTAAAACATACAGACTAATCACGATTTAATCAATCATTTGTAGCTTGTATCCTCCACTAATTAAATGATTACTTCACCGCATTGATTAATGGTAAAAAAAGAATAAAGGAATATTAATGACTTTATCAAAACTTTATCAAAGCTTTATAAAATTACTATCTAGTCATTACGAACACATTAACTTCCTCTTGTACGATTAATAAAAAGAGGGAGGAATTTTTATGGTGAATATCAGGTTACGCAAAAACGAAACTTTTATTATAAGTAAACCAGGTGAAAGAGGATGACCGAAACCAGAAATGTACCTATCAGAAAAATAATTATTTTTGCACTTACTTATTGTCTTATTTTTGCAATTCGTTTCTTCCAGCATCTGTATACGGTCGAAGTAAGGTCAGCCATGACACTCATGTTATATACCGTGCTTTTTATCGCAGGAATCTTTTTATTTCGCCAGCATCTGGCTGATAGTTGGCAACTTCTGAAGAAATCCATTTCTTGTAGCTTATTGTTACTGATTGGCTTCTACTTCATTTTCATCTTATTTTCTGTTTTGGCTTACTACTTGTTACCTATCGGTGATGCAACCAATGATCAAAATGTTTATCAGATCGCAAGGGCATTTCCTCCAATTCTCATTCTCGCTATTCTTGGTATTATGGGGCCGATAGTAGAAGAATTTGTATACCGGCATTTGCTGATCTACAGATTATCAAGTCGTATACCCGTATGGGGTTGTGTGTTGCTATCAAGCATTTTGTTTGGATTACTGCATATGCACAGTTTCTCTGACCTCACAAACATCGTGCCTTATTTAACAATTAGCCTTATACTTGGCACATTGTACGTCGTTTCTAAATACAACTTGCTTGTTCCAATTATTTTTCATACATTTAACAATCTAAGCGCCTTGATCCCACTAGTCCTGTATACGTAAAATGACATTTTAGTTTAAATCAAGCAGTAAAATCTACACCAGAGGAGGCCTGACGTTGAATAAGAAAGTCTTAATAATTGAGGATGAGACTGAACTAGCAGATATAATTAGGGATTATCTCAAGAAGGATAACTTTGAAGTTATCATCTGCAATTCAGGGAATGAAGCGTTAACCATTTTCAATAAAGTGCAGCCTGATATTATTTTGCTAGATTTAATGTTGCCAGGAATTGATGGGCTAGAAATTTTGAGGAATATTCGGCTACAGTCTACACTGCCTGTCATTATTATCAGTGCAAAGGAAACAGAACTAGATCGTATCTTAGGGTTAGGATTAGGTGCGGATGATTACGTGGTGAAGCCGTTTTCTATAAAGGAACTTGTAGCAAGGGTAAAAGCCCAACTAAGAAGAGCAACGACATTTACAAACTTACAAACTGATGAAAAGTCAGTCTTAAAATTTTGCGATATACAAGTAAATAGGATATCCAGAGTAGTCAAAAAATCCGGAGTTGAAATTCAATTTACCGCAAAAGAGTTTGATATCCTTTCATTCCTGTTGTCCCATCCAAATCAAGTTTTTTCAAAACAGCATCTGTATGATCAAGTATGGGGATTTGATGAATACGGGGACTTAAACACTGTGGTTATCCATATTCAAAAAATTAGAGATAAACTCGCGTTGGCAAATTGCATCGTCACTGTTCGTAGTGTAGGTTATCGGTTTAACGGTGATTTACTATGAAACGAGGATTAATATCGACATTAAAATCTATTCTCATCCTGCTCATAATTTCGCCTTTGCTTATGGGCCTATTACTGGTGGGATTTAGTTCGTCAAGAGAACAATTACTTTTCATTATTTCTATAAGCCTCTTTTTTGCTATTCCTTATATTCTTGTAACAATGGTGCTAACCCGTTTTATAAAAATAAGAGTGGTTAAGCCTTTAGAGGAATTAACACAAGTATCGAACGAAATTCTTTCAGGAAACCTCGATTTCCCCATTAATTATGATCGAAATGATGAGATTGGTAGATTTGCTACTCATTTTGAAAAAATGCGATTGAGTTTAAAGAAAAACAAGGCGGAACAAATGGTCTTTGAACAAAAACGTAGACAGTTTATCACAAACATTACCCATGATTTAAAGACACCCTTAGCCTCTATCAGTGGTTATGTTGAGGGGTTAGGAGATGGGATGGCTGTTGACGAAGAAGACTTTCAAAAATACCTAAAAGTGATTGATAAAAAAGTGAAAGAACTGGATACTTTGATTGGTCAATTAAAGGTATTCAATGAATCCGAGGGAGATCAGCTACCTACAAAGGGTGAAGTGCTCTATGCAAAGGACCTTCTAGAAGATTTATACGAAACGTGTGGGGTGGATGTAGCCTTACAGGGAATACCTTGTGTTTTGATCAATGAAATAGAGAATGATTGTCGAATTAAAGTGGATCAGGACCATATGCAAAGGGTGGTTAGTAATTTAGTCAATAACGCTACCAGGTATGCAATGAATACATTTGAAATGAAAGGCTGGAATAATCATCAAACGATTTACATTTCGGTTGCAAATGATGGACATCACTTGCAACCGGAAGAGTTATCTAAACTATTTGATAGATATTATTCTGGTGAATATAGAAATGGAAACCCTAAAGGACATCTAGGGATTGGGTTGAGTATATCAAAGAATCTAGTTCATTTAATGCAAGGTGAAATAAAAGCTTCTATAAATAAGAATAGATTTATCATAACGATTGAATTGCCGATTTATGATGAAGGAATTTAAAAAGAATTACAACTCTTTATATATCATATTGCTGAAGAAAATAATTACAGTATCTTGTCTTTATAAAGTACCTTGTTCACATCATGTCTTACTGTTTTATGACCGGCTGTAGTTCCTTTACCAATCGCTATAAGCAAAACGTCTAAATACCTTTCAGATATATTTAAAGTCGCCTTTAATTGTTTAGAATCATAACCTGACATAGTGATTGTTTCAAAACCAGCTTCATTTGCTAATAAAATTAAGGACATTGAAGCAAGACTTACATCTCTAGTTAATTCTAACTTTAAATCTTCAGCTGATTTATTTGCATAGTAATTAATTGCAGCGTTAGCTAGGTGGTCCCTTAATGATTCATCAAAATAGCCTGCTTGAAAGCCCTCCTCATGTATCTTAATGATACTATCCTTATCAAAAGCTTGATAATCACCAAGAATGACAATACGGTATCAACAATATTAATTCTACTTGTCACTTCTCAACTATTTGTTGAGTATTGTCTTTTCTACTTGAAAACCAAATAAACTTCCACATAGCTTAGCACTAATTTTCACCCTAACTATTGATTAGAAAACCTTCTCAATCTATGAGATAATAGGAGAACTAACGTTTTTTCCTTATCAGTGAAAGAGGTCTTGTCATGAAACCAGTAATTTTAGCCGAAAAGCCAAGCCAAGCGAAGGCATACGCAGACGCTTTTTCTGTACGGCGACATGAAGGCTATTTAGAGTTATTGCCCTCCCCTATTTTTTCTGAAGGTGCATATATTACATGGGGAATCGGCCATCTTGTCGAACTAAAAGAACCTAAAGAGTACGATCCGAAATGGGCCAAGTGGTCGCTTGCCAGTTTGCCAATATTGCCGGAACGCTATGAGTTTCAGGTCGCAAAGGATAAAACCAAGCAGTTCGCCATTGTAAAAAAGCTGATTAAAGCTACTGATACTGTCATTAATGCTTGTGATGTGGACCGTGAAGGATCGAATATCTTCTATAGTATTTATTATCAAACAGGCGCCAAAAACCAAACGATAAAGCGGCTTTGGATTAATTCGCTGGAAGTCGATGAAGTGCGCAAAGGATTCGCGAATTTACAAGACAATCGCAAAGATCTTCTGATGTATGAGGAGGCGAAAGCCCGACAAATTAGTGACTGGCTTGTCGGGATGAATGGTTCTCGGCTCTATTCCCTTCTGTTGCAAGCACGCGGCATTCGAGATGTGTTTTCAATCGGACGTGTGCAATCGCCGACTGTTTACCTTATTTATCAGCGGCAAATAGAAATTGAAGCATTCGTTTCTGAACCATTTTATGAAATCGAAGCGACGTTTACTGCCGCAAACGGGACATATAAAGGTAAGGTCAAAGCAAAGGATTCGAAAAGAGAAATTATCCGGGACCTTCTCGCAAAACATAATATCCATCCGAAATCACCTGGTGTAGTTACTTCGGTAGAAACGGTCGATAAACGGACGCCGCCTCCACAGCTACATGCACTGTCTACACTACAGGCAACGGCAAACCGCCTATGGAAAATAAGTCCTGCGAATGTATTGAAGACAATGCAAGGGCTCTATGAAAAGAAGCTCGTGACGTATCCAAGGACGGATTCCAGGTATATCACACCAAGTGAATTCACCTATCTCGCTGGACAAGTAACCGAGTATCAGCAGCTTATCGGTCATACTTTCCCTGTCGCATCACTCGCTCCGAAAAAGCGCTATGTCGACAGTTCAAAAGTACAGGAGCATTATGCAATCATTCCAACGAAGAAAATTCCTTCACAAGGGGTACTTGCTGGGCTCTCGACCATCGAGCGTAACTTATATGAAGAAGTTGTCCGCACCACACTCGCTATGTTCCATACTGATTATCTGTACACTGAAACGAAAGTGACGACAGAAGTCAACAAGCTCCCATTCTTCACAATCGGGAAGACGGAACGCGATAAGGGCTGGAAAGCATTGTTCATCCGTTCGGCGAAAGAAAATGACAAAGACAAGGACGAGCCAACGCTACCGCCACTTGTGATGCACGAACCTGTGGAAAGTGATATCGGCATTAAAGAAGGCAAAACGATGCCGCCGAAACCGTATACAGAAGGCCAACTTATCGCGATGATGAAAACATGCGGAAAACTTGTCGAGGATAAAAAAGAGACCGATATTTTAAAAGAAATTGAAGGACTCGGTACAGAAGCTACCCGAAGTGGAATCATCGAAACGATCAAACGGCATGCTTATATCGACGTAACAAAAAACATCGTTTCCATTACGGATAAAGGGCGCATTCTCTGCCAAGCAATCGAAGGGAATCTTCTCGCAAGCCCGTCCATGACTGCTAAATGGGAAGCGTATTTGCGAAAAATCGGCAACGGTGAAGGAACACAGGAACGTTTTCTCGGCAGCATTGCGAAGTTCATCAACAGCTTATTGGAAGAAGTACCGGGCCAATTAAACGCCAAGCCCATTGATGCAAAACTAGCTGCCAATGTAGTGAGCAAGATGCCTCAACGGACTTCCTATCAACAAGTCGAAGTCGCTCCATGCCCTGCTTGTAAAGAAGGTATGATTATTGCACGCAAAGAATTCTACGGCTGTAGCGCCTATGCAAGTGGCTGCAAGCAGACTTTTCCTGCTGTCTTTTTGAAAAAAAAGCTCACGCCTACTCAAGTTAAACTTCTCTGTACGAAAGGGAAAACGAATGTTATAAAAGGTTTCGTCTCCAATTCTGATAAGAAGTTTGATGCGAGCTTAACGCTCGTAAATGGGAAAATAAATATTGAGTTTTAATTTCACACAAAAAAGTCACCTCCTTTTCAAATCAAGGAAGTGACTTTTTGTGTTGAATTAATCTATCATACTGTAATCGCTTATCGTTTACTTTCTTTTTCAGTTAAAAATGTAATAATAACAAACAATGCAAAGCTAATGAGTAAAATTGTTCCACCAACGATGTACAGAATAAGTGACAGTGTTTCATTCACCCCAAACGGTCGCATGAATTGTAGCCACATACCTGACGTCAGACCGATTGCTCCGATAATCCCAGTCCATCCATGAATCGCAATCAGTTTTTTTGCTCGGACTTTGTAAATTCGATAGAAGACGCCCCAAGCAAATAGAGACAACCAACCAACTAATAGAATGTGCGCGTGAATTGGACGGAATGCAGGTGATCCTGCTCCGGCCATATGTGAACCTAATACTGTACCGATCAAACCAAAAATTGCTGCTATACGAATCAATCGTAGACTCCATTTTGCTTCCATATTAAATTCCTCCTGTAATGTTAATGTTATACCCTTATCTTAAACATCCTATATGAACGCAAGATGAACAGGACATTACAACTTCGGAAACACCACAGTAAAAGTCGTACCCTGCCCTTTACGACTAACAGCGTTAATTGTTCCACCATGCAGTTTAACAACCTGCATGACGATCGATAAGCCAAGTCCTGTTCCGCCTGTTTCCTGTGTTCTCGAGTCATCTGCTCGGTAAAAACGGTCAAAAATGCGCTCAAGTCCCTCTTCATCAATGCCAATTCCATTGTCTTGGATAAGAACTGTAACATGATCCGGCTGTTCGGTTAACACGACTTCAATTGCACCGCCAATCTCTGTATACTTTAGTGCATTCGATAGCAGGTTTTCCCAAACTTTCTCAAGAAATGCAGGGTCTCCGGTGAAACGAACTTCTTCAAGATCCATTTCTAACGTCATTTCTTTCTCTTCAAGCAACCATCTAAACTTGCGGACCGTCTCCTTCAACTGCATGTCCAAGTCAAAGGTCTTCTTTTCGAGTGGGGATGATAACTGATCGAGTGATGTGAGAAGCAGCAACTGTTTCGTCAATGAAGACAATCGTTCCGTTTCGGATTGGATAACGTTAGCATAACTTTTCCGTGAATCTTCCGTGAGTTTATCGTCCAACAACAGCTCTGCATATCCTTTTATATTAAGCAACGGTGACTGGAAATCATGCGACACATCGCTTATGAATTCTTTGCGTATCCGATCATTTTCACTAAGTTTCCTCGTCATCAGCTGAAAGCTTTTCGCCAGTTGCCCAATTTCATCTTTTCGATTAATATCGAGCGTTCCAGAGAACTGTTCTTCGCCAACTTTTTTCGTCGCGGCAGTTAACTCTGTAATGGGATCAATCAACATTTTAGCCACAATCAGCATCGCCAGCAAACTGATAATTGCCATGATCAGCACCATCCCACCAAGGATATAGTGCACTTCCGTAAAGAGCATCTTAATGTCTGGGCGTAGAAAAAGGGCGTATGTTTCCCCACTATATTCAAAGGGCACCCCCACGGTGTTTGCTAATTCATTCGAGAAAAATCCGGTTACGAACGTTTCGCCTGGGAGATCTCTCATCCCGTGATACACGTCACCATTCAATACCTGTTCTACAACGTTGTTTGAAAGATTTTCTACCCGAAATACTTCCCCATACATCGTGGCTTCTTGGTTTTCATTGACAACGTAGAGCTTATACCCGACCGCAGACTGCGTTTCAAGGTAATTTACCAGATCTAATTCCTTATCCGATTCAATGAATGACGCAATGCTTTTCGCAATGCTCATATTCTTCTCGTCGTTTTGCCCTTTCAGCTGTTGATGGTAATATGTATTGACCGCTAGAAATGCAATCAGCGCACTTGCTATCATGATAACGGTTGTCATCGCGATAAATTTTCCGTACAGCGATCTCATGATGGTGACACTTCAAGCTTATACCCAACACCTCGCACTGTTAAGATGGTCACTTCCCCTGTCAGCTTCACCAATTTGTCTCGAATTCGCTTGATATGAACGTTTAACGTCTGTTCATCGCCCTCATAGTCATAACCCCATACCCGTTCAATTAGTATTTCCCTTGTAAATACATGATTTGACCGTGATGCCAAAACCGAAAGTAATTCAAACTCCTTTAACGGCAGAAGAAGCACTTTCTTGCCAACAGAGACTTCATAGCTCTGCCGATTTATTTTCATCGGTCCAGCTTGAATGAACACATCAACTGCTTTATCGTATCTGCGCAAAATTGCATTTATCCGAAATAACAATTCTCTCGGCTCGAACGGTTTTACAACATAATCATCGGAACCCGCAAGGAACCCTTTTTCCTTATCTTCTAGCTCCCCTTTAGCCGTCAGCAATAAAACCGGTATATCCGCCTCTGCCCTAAGCTTCTTCGTCAACTTATAGCCGTCCATTCTTGGCATCATCACGTCCACGACTGCCAAATCAGGTAAGTCCTTTTCCAATAACTCCAGCGCCTCAAAACCATCCGATGCTTTCATAACTGTATACCCGGCCTGTGTCAGCTGAATGCTCACAAGCTCCAAAATATTAGGATCATCGTCTACCACCAATATCTTCATCATGTTACGCGCCTCCTCTTTCTACCGGATGACCTCCGCCATTCCGCATTTAACAAACCTGACAGCAAAATAATAACCGCCGTCAAATAAAACCAAATAACAAGTAGGATAATACCCGACAATTGTCCATATAAGCGAGTATAGTCAACGTTCGAAACATAGCTCCCGAACACAAGTGAAAATAACTGCCAACCAATAGCAGAAAAGAGTGCTCCCGGAAGTGCTTCTTTAAACTTCATCTTACCTGTTGGCACCACTTTATAAAACAATAAGAAGAATAGAAACAGAAACAACGTTCCCAAACCCCATTTAACATTCGGCCAAATATAAAACCAACCTTGCCATTCCTCAATCGTATCGTAATAAGTCACAACTCTATATAAAGCCTTTTCAATAATTGGAAGAAACAATGATAACGGAATGACTAACATAAAAAGAAGCGTTACTCCAAGATCACGTATCAGTACTTTCCAATATGCATAGCGACGTACATAGCCATTCGCCAGGTCAAGTGAACGCGCAAGCGACTGTACAGCCATGGAAGTAATCCAGAACGCTGCTACAAGGCTTGCATATAGCACCTTCCCATGCCCTTTATTGAGAACCGCACGAACATTTTCCTCTATTACAGTAAACGCTTCATCAGGCGTGAAAGGCCTGAGAAATGTCAAAAGCATCTCTTCATCAACGGGAAACAAACTGAGTAAGGAAAGGATGAAAAGAAAAAATGGAAACATGGACAATAAAAGATAGTATGCAGTCTGTGCTGCCTGATCAAAAAAGCGTTCATTAAAAAAACGAACCACTACATTTTTAATAATTGTCATTTGCAACCCCCTCTACTTCAATATACCCTATTCTAAAGAATGCCATAGGATAACTATAAAGGGATATAGAATATTTATAGAGGTGAATTGTATTAAGTTATTGGTTGAGAGTAGGTGCCTCGGACCGATCAGATAATCCTGGTAACGATCATATCCATTGCTAGCCGATCACATAACACTGGTAACGATCATAACCCATTGCTAACCAATCACATAACACTGGTAACGATCATATCCCATTGCTAACCAATCATATAATCATGGCAACGATCATATCCCATTGCTAACCGATCATATAACACTGGCAACGATCATATCCCATCGCTAACCAATCACATAACACTGGCAACGATCATATCCCATCGCTAACCGATCACATAACACTGGCAACGATCATATCCCATTGCTAATTAATCACATATCTCATCCTTAACCAATTATATAACCAATGAGATTAATTCCAAATGCAGATTTCCGACAATAAAGAACTATTCCTTTTTTCGACCACATACCCATAAACTCTCCAAAAAGTTAACATTAAAAATAAACACAAAAAAAGCCACTACCTATAAGGTAATGACCTTTCAATGAGACCGGCGACGTCCTACTCTCGCAGGGGGAAACCCCCAACTACCATCGGCGCTGAAGAGCTTAACTTCCGTGTTCGGGATGGGAACGGGTGTGACCTCTTCGCAATCGTCACCAGACTCTTTGAGCTTGTTCGCTCAAAACTGAATAAAACAGACATTGTGCTACACGAATCAGGGTAATCAAGCCCTTTTCAAAATTGGTTAAGTCCTCGATCGATTAGTATCCGTCAGCTCCACACGTCGCCGTGCTTCCACCCCAGACCTATCAACCTCATCTTCTTTGAGGGATCTTACTTACTTGCGTAATGGGAAATCTCATCTCGAGGGGGGCTTCATGCTTAGATGCTTTCAGCATTTATCCCGTCCATACATAGCTACCCAGCGATGCCTTTGGCAAGACAACTGGTACACCAGAGGTATGTCCATCCCGGTCCTCTCGTACTAAGGACAGCTCCTCTCAAATTTCCTGCGCCCGCGACGGATAGGGACCGAACTGTCTCACGACGTTCTGAACCCAGCTCGCGTACCGCTTTAATGGGCGAACAGCCCAACCCTTGGGACCGACTACAGCCCCAGGATGCGATGAGCCGACATCGAGGTGCCAAACCTCCCCGTCGATGTGGACTCTTGGGGGAGATAAGCCTGTTATCCCCGGGGTAGCTTTTATCCGTTGAGCGATGGCCCTTCCATGCGGAACCACCGGATCACTAAGCCCGTCTTTCGACCCTGCTCGACTTGTAGGTCTCGCAGTCAAGCTCCCTTATGCCTTTGCACTCTACGAATGATGTCCAACCATTCTGAGGGAACCTTTGGGCGCCTCCGTTACTCTTTAGGAGGCGACCGCCCCAGTCAAACTGCCCGCCTGACACTGTCTCCTGCCCCGATAAGGGGCATGGGTTAGAAGTCCAATACAGCCAGGGTAGTATCCCACCAACGCCTCATCCGAAGCTAGCGCTCCGGAATCCAAGGCTCCTACCTATCCTGTACAGGCTGCACCGGAATTCAATATCAGGTTACAGTAAAGCTCCACGGGGTCTTTCCGTCCTGTCGCGGGTAACCTGCATCTTCACAGGTATTATAATTTCACCGAGTCTCTCGTTGAGACAGTGCCCAGATCGTTACGCCTTTCGTGCGGGTCGGAACTTACCCGACAAGGAATTTCGCTACCTTAGGACCGTTATAGTTACGGCCGCCGTTTACTGGGGCTTCAATTCGAAGCTTCGCTTGCGCTGACCTCTCCTCTTAACCTTCCAGCACCGGGCAGGCGTCAGCCCCTATACTTCACCTTGCGGTTTTGCAGAGACCTGTGTTTTTGCTAAACAGTCGCCTGGGCCTATTCACTGCGGCTCTCTCGGGCTTTAACACCCTACCAGAGCACCCCTTCTCCCGAAGTTACGGGGTCATTTTGCCGAGTTCCTTAACGAGAGTTCTCTCGATCACCTTAGGATTCTCTCCTCGCCTACCTGTGTCGGTTTGCGGTACAGGCACCTCCCGCCTCGCTAGAGGCTTTTCTTGGCAGCGTGAAATCAGGGACTCAGGGATAAATCCCCTTGCTGTAACAGCTCAATGTTATAGGAACGGGATTTGCCTCATTCCACACCTCACTGCTTAGACGCGCATAACCAACAGCGCGCTCACCCTATCCTACTGCGTCACCCCATTGCTCAAACGGCGGGGAGGTGGTACAGGAATATCAACCTGTTGTCCATCGTCTACGCCTTTCGGCCTCAACTTAGGTCCTGACTAACCCTGAGCGGACGAGCCTTCCTCAGGAAACCTTGGGCATTCGGTGGAAGGGATTCTCACCCTTCTTTCGCTACTCATACCGGCATTCTCACTTCCAAGCGCTCCACCAGTCCTTACGGTCTAGCTTCGACGCCCTTGGAACGCTCTCCTACCACTGACATCTAAGATGTCAATCCACAGTTTCGGTGATTCGTTTAGCCCCGGTACATTTTCGGCGCAGCGCCACTCGACCAGTGAGCTATTACGCACTCTTTAAATGATGGCTGCTTCTAAGCCAACATCCTGGTTGTCTGGGCAACGCCACATCCTTTTCCACTTAACGAATACTTGGGGACCTTAACTGGTGGTCTGGGCTGTTTCCCTCTCGACTACGGATCTTATCACCCGCAGTCTGACTCCCAAACATAAATCATCGGCATTCGGAGTTTGTCTGAATTCGGTAACCCGGGATGGGCCCCTAGTCCAAACAGTGCTCTACCTCCGAGATTCTTAAGTTTGAGGCTAGCCCTAAAGCTATTTCGGAGAGAACCAGCTATCTCCAGGTTCGATTGGAATTTCACCGCTACCCACACCTCATCCCCGCACTTTTCAACGTACGTGGGTTCGGGCCTCCAGTAAGTGTTACCTTACCTTCACCCTGGACATGGGTAGATCACCTGGTTTCGGGTCTACGACCCCATACTCTATCGCCCTATTCAGACTCGCTTTCGCTGCGGCTCCGCATTCACTGCTTAACCTTGCATGGAATCGTAACTCGCCGGTTCATTCTACAAAAGGCACGCCATCACCCATTAACGGGCTCTGACAACTTGTAGGCACATGGTTTCAGGATCTATTTCACTCCCCTTCCGGGGTGCTTTTCACCTTTCCCTCACGGTACTGGTTCACTATCGGTCACTAGGGAGTATTTAGCCTTGGGAGATGGTCCTCCCGGATTCCGACGGAATTTCACGTGTTCCGCCGTACTCAGGATACACTCTGGAGAGAATGGACTTTCAACTACGGGGCTTTTACCCGCTACGGCGGACCTTTCCAGGTCGCTTCGTCTAATCCATTCCTTTGTAACTCCGTATAGAGTGTCCTACAACCCCAAGAAGCAAGCTTCTTGGTTTGGGCTCTTCCCGTTTCGCTCGCCGCTACTCAGGGAATCGATTTTTCTTTCTATTCCTCCGGATACTTAGATGTTTCAGTTCTCCGGGTGTGCCTCGTTTACGCTATGTATTCACGTAAACGTACTGTCCCATTATGGACAGTGGGTTTCCCCATTCGGAAATCTCCGGATCAAAGCTTACTTACAGCTCCCCGGAGCATATCGGTGTTAGTGCCGTCCTTCTTAGGCTCCTAGTGCCAAGGCATCCGCCATGCGCCCTTTCTAACTTAACCCTTTGGTTTTCAACAAG from the Sporosarcina psychrophila genome contains:
- a CDS encoding response regulator transcription factor — protein: MNKKVLIIEDETELADIIRDYLKKDNFEVIICNSGNEALTIFNKVQPDIILLDLMLPGIDGLEILRNIRLQSTLPVIIISAKETELDRILGLGLGADDYVVKPFSIKELVARVKAQLRRATTFTNLQTDEKSVLKFCDIQVNRISRVVKKSGVEIQFTAKEFDILSFLLSHPNQVFSKQHLYDQVWGFDEYGDLNTVVIHIQKIRDKLALANCIVTVRSVGYRFNGDLL
- a CDS encoding CPBP family intramembrane glutamic endopeptidase, encoding MTETRNVPIRKIIIFALTYCLIFAIRFFQHLYTVEVRSAMTLMLYTVLFIAGIFLFRQHLADSWQLLKKSISCSLLLLIGFYFIFILFSVLAYYLLPIGDATNDQNVYQIARAFPPILILAILGIMGPIVEEFVYRHLLIYRLSSRIPVWGCVLLSSILFGLLHMHSFSDLTNIVPYLTISLILGTLYVVSKYNLLVPIIFHTFNNLSALIPLVLYT
- the topB gene encoding type IA DNA topoisomerase — translated: MKPVILAEKPSQAKAYADAFSVRRHEGYLELLPSPIFSEGAYITWGIGHLVELKEPKEYDPKWAKWSLASLPILPERYEFQVAKDKTKQFAIVKKLIKATDTVINACDVDREGSNIFYSIYYQTGAKNQTIKRLWINSLEVDEVRKGFANLQDNRKDLLMYEEAKARQISDWLVGMNGSRLYSLLLQARGIRDVFSIGRVQSPTVYLIYQRQIEIEAFVSEPFYEIEATFTAANGTYKGKVKAKDSKREIIRDLLAKHNIHPKSPGVVTSVETVDKRTPPPQLHALSTLQATANRLWKISPANVLKTMQGLYEKKLVTYPRTDSRYITPSEFTYLAGQVTEYQQLIGHTFPVASLAPKKRYVDSSKVQEHYAIIPTKKIPSQGVLAGLSTIERNLYEEVVRTTLAMFHTDYLYTETKVTTEVNKLPFFTIGKTERDKGWKALFIRSAKENDKDKDEPTLPPLVMHEPVESDIGIKEGKTMPPKPYTEGQLIAMMKTCGKLVEDKKETDILKEIEGLGTEATRSGIIETIKRHAYIDVTKNIVSITDKGRILCQAIEGNLLASPSMTAKWEAYLRKIGNGEGTQERFLGSIAKFINSLLEEVPGQLNAKPIDAKLAANVVSKMPQRTSYQQVEVAPCPACKEGMIIARKEFYGCSAYASGCKQTFPAVFLKKKLTPTQVKLLCTKGKTNVIKGFVSNSDKKFDASLTLVNGKINIEF
- a CDS encoding cysteine hydrolase family protein; this encodes MDKRNQALIIIDVQKAFDDKKWGERNNLHAEENISEILTLWREKGWKVIHIQHMSDNPDSVFHPKNAGFAIKKLVEPTAEEVVITKKVNSGFIGTNLEEYLKQNDISTVVIAGLTTPHCVSTTTRMSGNLGFNTYLISDATAAFGMTDQNGTYYDAEVIHNVSIATLHEEFAKIITTEQLVNELS
- a CDS encoding HAMP domain-containing sensor histidine kinase produces the protein MKRGLISTLKSILILLIISPLLMGLLLVGFSSSREQLLFIISISLFFAIPYILVTMVLTRFIKIRVVKPLEELTQVSNEILSGNLDFPINYDRNDEIGRFATHFEKMRLSLKKNKAEQMVFEQKRRQFITNITHDLKTPLASISGYVEGLGDGMAVDEEDFQKYLKVIDKKVKELDTLIGQLKVFNESEGDQLPTKGEVLYAKDLLEDLYETCGVDVALQGIPCVLINEIENDCRIKVDQDHMQRVVSNLVNNATRYAMNTFEMKGWNNHQTIYISVANDGHHLQPEELSKLFDRYYSGEYRNGNPKGHLGIGLSISKNLVHLMQGEIKASINKNRFIITIELPIYDEGI